The following proteins are encoded in a genomic region of Synechococcus sp. CBW1002:
- a CDS encoding transposase, whose product MSKRRTHSPEFKARVAMEAISGRKTIQEIAADHAIHPIQVSQWKRQLLDGASELFTRGKKTKDKEEGQAKEAELFQQIGRLQMELEWLKKKSQLL is encoded by the coding sequence ATGAGCAAGCGCCGCACCCACAGCCCCGAGTTCAAGGCCAGGGTCGCCATGGAGGCGATCAGTGGCCGCAAGACGATCCAGGAGATCGCCGCCGACCACGCCATCCACCCGATCCAGGTGAGCCAGTGGAAGCGGCAGCTCCTGGACGGTGCCAGCGAGCTCTTCACCCGAGGCAAGAAGACCAAGGACAAGGAGGAGGGGCAGGCCAAGGAGGCGGAGCTGTTCCAGCAGATCGGACGGCTGCAGATGGAGCTGGAGTGGCTCAAAAAAAAGTCTCAACTGCTCTGA
- a CDS encoding IS3 family transposase, whose translation MSRQCALLGLPRSTLYYRPTPVRVSTLRIMARIDALYLEDPCSGSRRMVDYLAQDGIPISRDRVRNLMRRMGLRAIYQKPRTTVPGDPSVRFPCLVDLTQVTSVDQVWATDITYIPLQKGFLYLVAIMDLHSRHVLSWRLSNSLDTKFCLEALEMALGGGRRPEIFHSDQGCQFTSADFVARLKGERIQISWSGRKRCYDNILVERLWRTVKYEEVYLRAYSDGWDAEISLARFLWRYCHVRPHSSLGGKTPHAVYTEAEPCSTRPGLTMSGAGTVQ comes from the coding sequence ATCAGCAGGCAGTGTGCGCTGCTGGGGCTGCCTCGATCCACGCTGTACTACCGGCCGACACCGGTCCGTGTATCGACGCTGCGGATCATGGCCAGGATCGATGCTCTCTACCTGGAGGATCCCTGCAGCGGCAGCCGCCGGATGGTGGACTATCTGGCCCAAGATGGTATCCCGATCAGCCGAGATCGAGTGCGAAACCTCATGCGGCGCATGGGATTACGGGCGATCTACCAGAAGCCCCGGACGACGGTTCCAGGTGATCCGTCCGTGCGGTTCCCCTGCCTGGTGGACCTCACGCAGGTCACGTCGGTGGATCAGGTCTGGGCGACCGACATCACCTACATCCCTCTGCAGAAAGGGTTCCTCTATCTGGTGGCGATCATGGATCTCCATTCCAGGCATGTGCTCAGCTGGAGGCTCTCCAACAGCCTTGACACGAAGTTCTGTCTGGAGGCCCTGGAGATGGCCTTGGGAGGCGGCCGTAGGCCAGAGATCTTCCACTCCGATCAAGGCTGTCAGTTCACGTCCGCTGACTTTGTGGCCAGACTCAAAGGGGAGCGGATCCAGATCAGCTGGTCCGGCAGAAAGCGGTGCTACGACAACATCCTTGTTGAACGGCTGTGGAGGACTGTCAAGTACGAGGAGGTCTACCTACGGGCATACAGCGATGGCTGGGACGCTGAAATCAGCCTGGCCCGCTTCCTGTGGCGGTATTGCCATGTAAGACCTCACAGTTCCCTTGGAGGCAAAACTCCCCACGCGGTCTACACTGAGGCCGAACCATGTTCCACCCGTCCTGGGTTAACGATGTCAGGGGCCGGAACTGTCCAATAA
- a CDS encoding vanadium-dependent haloperoxidase, whose amino-acid sequence MSNSERRALDAIEVSKPILQRVDLDSPTLNTETVSTDGNTTVIFELAHLATEAVASKTVKIDGLIGPTIAARFYAAAGSAFYEADQLFDPNSFTSLGSKKSDRLLERQVIKFTKDLSDELREKFIDNVTAYAAGATMLAQAPDSAPLIELSLPSILKSIPSKLDAKARKLGNKIAVRVNDFYANDGSTDSVNYESVNGGPAEIRIIDRWSPEYRVGGDPSSGLQTFLTPQWGDVRQILDGKKLDTLKDSVSRPEPFLLVDGASYDLANGTITYDGQTQPITTELIGTLINPRFIAQAQRVVDASANLTPEEKLIAEFWEDGAGTGFPPGTWMEFGRFASELNDNNRSEDARLFFAIGQALYSAGVAAWGLKTETDYGRPQSAITELSRLGLLRDEDLLAPGIQVFAYSRETQQRELINGVDWETYQTLGAGYSPPFAEFVSGHSTFSSAAGKIIDLITGNAYFGASVTTTSLIEKSKNIPITLSWATWQDAWLESGISRIYGGIHFDDANQGGLLLGQQIGEAVFNQISDLWS is encoded by the coding sequence GTGTCGAACTCAGAAAGGCGCGCCCTGGACGCGATAGAAGTCTCGAAACCAATCCTGCAGCGGGTTGATCTCGACTCCCCTACCCTTAACACCGAAACAGTAAGCACAGATGGCAATACGACCGTCATCTTCGAACTCGCACATCTAGCGACCGAAGCGGTTGCATCGAAGACCGTCAAGATAGACGGCCTCATCGGACCGACAATTGCGGCACGTTTCTATGCAGCAGCAGGCTCGGCATTTTACGAAGCTGATCAACTTTTTGACCCCAATAGCTTCACAAGCCTAGGATCGAAGAAGTCGGACCGACTACTTGAGCGTCAAGTCATAAAATTCACCAAAGATCTAAGCGATGAACTCCGTGAAAAGTTCATAGACAATGTAACTGCCTACGCAGCCGGCGCAACGATGCTTGCGCAAGCTCCCGACTCAGCGCCGCTGATTGAGCTATCACTGCCAAGTATTTTAAAATCGATTCCATCCAAGTTAGATGCGAAGGCACGCAAGCTTGGCAATAAGATTGCAGTCCGTGTCAATGATTTTTATGCCAACGACGGCTCTACTGATTCTGTCAATTACGAGTCCGTGAATGGCGGGCCGGCAGAGATTCGGATCATAGATCGCTGGAGCCCCGAGTACCGTGTAGGGGGAGATCCATCCAGTGGCTTGCAAACATTCTTGACGCCGCAGTGGGGAGATGTACGTCAGATTCTTGACGGGAAAAAGCTGGATACTCTCAAGGATAGCGTTTCACGACCCGAGCCTTTCTTACTTGTTGATGGTGCTTCATATGACTTGGCCAATGGGACAATAACTTATGATGGACAAACCCAGCCCATTACCACTGAGCTCATAGGTACACTGATCAACCCCAGGTTCATCGCTCAGGCTCAGCGCGTTGTCGACGCCAGCGCAAATCTCACGCCAGAAGAGAAGCTGATTGCAGAGTTCTGGGAGGATGGAGCAGGAACAGGCTTCCCGCCTGGTACATGGATGGAATTCGGCAGATTTGCATCAGAGCTAAACGATAACAATCGAAGCGAAGACGCACGTCTCTTCTTTGCTATCGGACAAGCCCTTTATTCAGCTGGGGTGGCCGCCTGGGGCTTAAAGACAGAAACTGATTATGGTCGGCCTCAATCAGCGATCACAGAACTCAGTCGTCTTGGCCTGCTACGCGACGAGGATTTGCTGGCTCCTGGAATTCAAGTCTTTGCCTACTCTAGAGAGACACAGCAGCGAGAGCTTATCAATGGCGTCGACTGGGAGACGTATCAGACACTTGGAGCAGGATACTCTCCGCCTTTTGCCGAATTTGTATCTGGGCACAGTACGTTTTCCTCTGCCGCTGGCAAGATCATCGATCTTATCACTGGCAACGCATATTTTGGCGCCTCTGTAACCACAACATCACTAATTGAGAAGTCAAAGAATATCCCGATTACACTGTCTTGGGCTACATGGCAAGACGCCTGGCTGGAATCAGGGATTTCTCGTATTTATGGTGGCATTCATTTTGACGACGCAAACCAGGGTGGGCTCCTGCTTGGGCAGCAGATAGGCGAAGCTGTATTCAATCAGATCTCTGATCTCTGGTCGTAA
- a CDS encoding IS5 family transposase has translation MYRRHNNGQISIKEFHLPFGGTLDPENRWVQLEGLIPWDELEETYAPQFSATIGAPAKSVRMAFGALYIKQKLGLTDEETVHQIRENAYIQFFLGFAGYTAKAPFDASMMVHFRKRFSDEDLRRINELVVQRGKEILLEALAQAADDDDHDDRDSSGGGAQLELDALIKPADWPEGKNWGTLTIDASCTPADITYPRDLKLLNEARTTTERVIDDLCSQSSGFRRHRPRYDRGLARAHFLRVAKQKRPRRRKVKAAIKHQLGYVRQNLKAIDALIGCGARLSELKRHWWQKLLACSELERQQGLLLASQTNSIPDRLVNLVQTHIRPMVRGKARAAVEFGAKISVSVQNGFPFLHRISWNPYNEGEDLIAQAEKYKLDTGSYPERICADRIYITAKNRHFCTRNGIRLSGKRLGRPPKDPDVTTAHKHQLRSDQARRNEVEGVFGSGKRKYSLDLIMARLPAGAESSISMAFVVMCAEKVLRLLRLFFVLLFGWIYSFFMAWSAIRAPEGICKPCF, from the coding sequence ATGTACCGGAGGCACAATAACGGTCAGATCTCAATCAAGGAGTTCCACCTGCCATTTGGCGGCACACTTGATCCCGAGAATCGCTGGGTTCAACTGGAGGGGCTGATCCCATGGGATGAGCTGGAAGAAACCTATGCCCCTCAATTCAGCGCCACAATTGGCGCTCCAGCCAAATCAGTGAGAATGGCCTTTGGTGCTCTCTACATCAAACAGAAGTTAGGGCTCACCGACGAAGAGACAGTCCATCAGATCAGAGAGAACGCCTATATTCAGTTCTTTCTCGGCTTTGCGGGCTACACAGCTAAGGCACCGTTTGATGCCTCGATGATGGTGCACTTTCGCAAGCGTTTTTCTGACGAGGATCTGCGCCGTATCAACGAGCTGGTGGTGCAGCGCGGCAAAGAGATCCTTCTGGAAGCACTTGCTCAGGCAGCAGACGATGACGACCATGATGATCGTGATTCCAGTGGAGGAGGCGCTCAGCTAGAACTTGATGCGTTGATCAAGCCTGCTGACTGGCCAGAAGGAAAGAATTGGGGCACTCTCACGATTGATGCCAGTTGCACTCCAGCCGACATCACCTATCCCAGAGACCTCAAGCTCCTCAACGAGGCTCGCACAACGACCGAGCGAGTCATTGATGATCTGTGCAGTCAGTCATCGGGATTCAGGAGACATCGACCTCGCTACGACCGTGGCCTTGCTCGTGCTCATTTCCTGAGAGTGGCGAAGCAAAAACGACCACGTCGCCGCAAAGTGAAGGCTGCCATTAAACATCAGCTTGGCTATGTGCGGCAGAATCTCAAGGCCATTGATGCTCTGATCGGCTGCGGGGCAAGGCTTTCCGAGCTTAAGAGGCATTGGTGGCAGAAGTTGTTGGCCTGCAGCGAGTTGGAGCGGCAACAGGGCCTTCTGCTCGCCTCTCAGACCAACAGCATTCCAGACCGCCTGGTGAATCTTGTGCAGACCCATATCCGCCCAATGGTGCGAGGCAAAGCACGTGCTGCGGTGGAGTTTGGAGCCAAAATCAGTGTTTCGGTTCAAAACGGCTTTCCGTTCTTGCACCGCATAAGCTGGAACCCCTACAACGAAGGAGAAGACCTTATCGCTCAGGCGGAAAAATACAAGCTGGATACAGGATCTTACCCAGAGCGAATCTGCGCCGACCGGATTTATATCACGGCCAAGAATAGGCATTTCTGCACGAGGAACGGTATTCGCCTCTCCGGCAAGCGATTGGGTCGCCCGCCCAAGGATCCTGATGTCACCACTGCACACAAGCACCAGCTCCGATCTGATCAAGCTCGACGCAATGAAGTGGAAGGCGTCTTTGGCTCTGGAAAGCGCAAGTATTCCCTGGATCTGATCATGGCTCGTCTACCAGCTGGTGCCGAATCCTCCATCTCGATGGCCTTTGTCGTGATGTGCGCGGAAAAGGTCTTGAGGCTGCTGCGCCTCTTTTTTGTCCTTCTTTTTGGGTGGATCTACAGCTTTTTTATGGCCTGGTCAGCGATCAGAGCGCCTGAGGGCATCTGCAAGCCATGCTTTTGA
- a CDS encoding IS5 family transposase: MYRRHNNGQISIKEFHLPFGGTLDPENRWVQLEGLIPWDELEETYAPQFSATIGAPAKSVRMAFGALYIKQKLGLTDEETVHQIRENAYIQFFLGFAGYTAKAPFDASMMVHFRKRFSDEDLRRINELVVQRGKEILLEALAQAADDDDHDDRDSSGGGAQLELDALIKPADWPEGKNWGTLTIDASCTPADITYPRDLKLLNEARTTTERVIDDLCSQSSGFRRHRPRYDRGLARAHFLRVAKQKRPRRRKVKAAIKHQLGYVRQNLKAIDALIGCGARLSELKRHWWQKLLACSELERQQGLLLASQTNSIPDRLVNLVQTHIRPMVRGKARAAVEFGAKISVSVQNGFPFLHRTSWNPYNEGEDLIAQAEKYKLDTGSYPERICADRIYITAKNRHFCTRNGIRLSGKRLGRPPKDPDVTTAHKHQLRSDQARRNEVEGVFGSGKRKYSLDLIMARLPAGAESSISMAFVVMCAEKVLRLLRLFFVLLFGWIYSFFMAWSAIRAPEGICKPCF, translated from the coding sequence ATGTACCGGAGGCACAATAACGGTCAGATCTCAATCAAGGAGTTCCACCTGCCATTTGGCGGCACACTTGATCCCGAGAATCGCTGGGTTCAACTGGAGGGGCTGATCCCATGGGATGAGCTGGAAGAAACCTATGCCCCTCAATTCAGCGCCACAATTGGCGCTCCAGCCAAATCAGTGAGAATGGCCTTTGGTGCTCTCTACATCAAACAGAAGTTAGGGCTCACCGACGAAGAGACAGTCCATCAGATCAGAGAGAACGCCTATATTCAGTTCTTTCTCGGCTTTGCGGGCTACACAGCTAAGGCACCGTTTGATGCCTCGATGATGGTGCACTTTCGCAAGCGTTTTTCTGACGAGGATCTGCGCCGTATCAACGAGCTGGTGGTGCAGCGCGGCAAAGAGATCCTTCTGGAAGCACTTGCTCAGGCAGCAGACGATGACGACCATGATGATCGTGATTCCAGTGGAGGAGGCGCTCAGCTAGAACTTGATGCGTTGATCAAGCCTGCTGACTGGCCAGAAGGAAAGAATTGGGGCACTCTCACGATTGATGCCAGTTGCACTCCAGCCGACATCACCTATCCCAGAGACCTCAAGCTCCTCAACGAGGCTCGCACAACGACCGAGCGAGTCATTGATGATCTGTGCAGTCAGTCATCGGGATTCAGGAGACATCGACCTCGCTACGACCGTGGCCTTGCTCGTGCTCATTTCCTGAGAGTGGCGAAGCAAAAACGACCACGTCGCCGCAAAGTGAAGGCTGCCATTAAACATCAGCTTGGCTATGTGCGGCAGAATCTCAAGGCCATTGATGCTCTGATCGGCTGCGGGGCAAGGCTTTCCGAGCTTAAGAGGCATTGGTGGCAGAAGTTGTTGGCCTGCAGCGAGTTGGAGCGGCAACAGGGCCTTCTGCTCGCCTCTCAGACCAACAGCATTCCAGACCGCCTGGTGAATCTTGTGCAGACCCATATCCGCCCAATGGTGCGAGGCAAAGCACGTGCTGCGGTGGAGTTTGGAGCCAAAATCAGTGTTTCGGTTCAAAACGGCTTTCCGTTCTTGCACCGCACAAGCTGGAACCCCTACAACGAAGGAGAAGACCTTATCGCTCAGGCGGAAAAATACAAGCTGGATACAGGATCTTACCCAGAGCGAATCTGCGCCGACCGGATTTATATCACGGCCAAGAATAGGCATTTCTGCACGAGGAACGGTATTCGCCTCTCCGGCAAGCGATTGGGTCGCCCGCCCAAGGATCCTGATGTCACCACTGCACACAAGCACCAGCTCCGATCTGATCAAGCTCGACGCAATGAAGTGGAAGGCGTCTTTGGCTCTGGAAAGCGCAAGTATTCCCTGGATCTGATCATGGCTCGTCTACCAGCTGGTGCCGAATCCTCCATCTCGATGGCCTTTGTCGTGATGTGCGCGGAAAAGGTCTTGAGGCTGCTGCGCCTCTTTTTTGTCCTTCTTTTTGGGTGGATCTACAGCTTTTTTATGGCCTGGTCAGCGATCAGAGCGCCTGAGGGCATCTGCAAGCCATGCTTTTGA
- a CDS encoding cation:proton antiporter, translated as MALGAWIGPQGLHLVSVGPFLTNISAFGMGMLFLVAGLEIQPDLLRGKPLQRALTAWFASAGLAVVVAMLLVSFAGFDNLQIVALALTTTALGILMPVLRDRTHLPESYARTLISVATLGEVAPTVIFSLLLAGQRAPEEATILVAFGSVSILGLLLVRRHQSRWEELFEHTMQRSAQLPTRLVVGALILMVVLNNVVQINLALGGLVLGLLVREGTAHRHRLKIGERLDGLGQAFAIPLFFIVSGMQLDVRALAQAPSLWGLVPLLALAMLLVRGLPVWLLLRKQLSPRSRLALALDNATQLPLVVAMAVMARQAGLLTPPDATVLVAAAALTVLLFPALATVVLEGDRPLTTAELTGSEPPGPGQPTQPS; from the coding sequence ATGGCGCTCGGGGCATGGATCGGTCCTCAGGGTCTGCACCTGGTGAGTGTTGGTCCCTTTCTCACGAACATCTCCGCCTTCGGCATGGGGATGCTGTTTCTGGTGGCCGGCCTTGAGATCCAGCCGGACCTGCTGCGCGGCAAGCCGCTGCAGCGTGCCCTCACGGCCTGGTTTGCGTCCGCCGGCCTCGCCGTGGTCGTGGCGATGCTGCTGGTGAGCTTCGCTGGTTTCGACAATCTCCAGATCGTGGCTCTGGCACTCACCACCACAGCCCTGGGCATCCTGATGCCGGTGCTGCGGGATCGCACCCACCTCCCGGAGAGCTATGCCCGCACGCTCATCAGCGTGGCCACCCTCGGAGAGGTGGCGCCCACCGTGATTTTCAGCCTGCTGCTGGCAGGACAGCGTGCTCCAGAAGAGGCCACCATTCTCGTTGCCTTTGGCTCCGTTTCGATCTTGGGACTGCTGCTGGTGCGAAGGCATCAGTCCCGCTGGGAGGAACTGTTTGAGCACACCATGCAGCGATCGGCCCAGTTGCCCACCCGCCTGGTCGTGGGTGCGCTGATCCTGATGGTGGTGCTCAATAACGTCGTTCAGATCAACCTGGCGCTGGGGGGACTTGTGCTCGGCCTGCTGGTGCGTGAGGGCACTGCCCATCGGCATCGTCTCAAGATCGGAGAACGACTGGATGGTCTGGGCCAGGCCTTTGCGATTCCACTGTTTTTCATCGTGTCAGGCATGCAGCTTGACGTCCGTGCGCTGGCTCAGGCGCCAAGCCTCTGGGGACTGGTACCACTGCTGGCGTTAGCCATGCTGCTGGTGCGGGGGCTTCCCGTCTGGCTGCTGCTCCGAAAGCAGCTCAGCCCCCGGTCGCGGCTGGCTCTGGCTCTGGACAACGCCACCCAGCTGCCCCTGGTGGTGGCCATGGCCGTGATGGCGCGTCAGGCAGGTCTGTTGACACCACCTGATGCCACCGTGCTCGTGGCAGCCGCCGCACTCACAGTGCTGCTGTTTCCGGCCCTGGCCACCGTGGTGCTGGAGGGGGACAGACCCCTGACCACTGCCGAGCTCACAGGCTCAGAACCGCCTGGTCCTGGTCAGCCAACTCAGCCAAGCTGA
- a CDS encoding SDR family NAD(P)-dependent oxidoreductase, with protein MKDFRLDGQRALISGDSKGLGAAIAETFAEAGADIGVIGRNTAGLHNTKRLVEGKGRHCDVITADLACAEGAQRAGDKALELCPAWDVLVNNAGIAAIVKPILETSQAEWDETFDLNLRSVLLLSQALVPQMIARGSGKIVNISSIGAFVGSPGLSAYAASKAALNQLTRTMAVEWGPHKIHVNAICPTVILTDMGHAIWDKPAMKEQRELKEKRIPLHRFGEPKEVANVALFLASAASDFIHGVSLPLDGGMTISP; from the coding sequence ATGAAGGACTTCAGACTGGATGGCCAAAGGGCGCTGATCTCAGGCGATTCAAAGGGCTTGGGTGCAGCCATCGCTGAAACATTTGCCGAAGCCGGAGCTGATATCGGAGTGATCGGCAGGAACACGGCAGGACTCCACAACACAAAGCGCCTTGTAGAAGGGAAAGGGCGACACTGCGATGTGATCACGGCAGACCTGGCTTGCGCCGAAGGAGCACAAAGAGCGGGAGACAAAGCCCTGGAACTTTGCCCTGCATGGGATGTTCTCGTCAACAATGCAGGCATCGCCGCCATAGTCAAACCGATTCTGGAAACTAGCCAGGCTGAGTGGGACGAGACTTTTGACTTGAATCTGCGCTCTGTTCTACTACTTTCTCAAGCCTTAGTTCCTCAGATGATCGCACGAGGAAGTGGGAAGATTGTGAATATTTCGTCGATTGGAGCCTTTGTCGGCTCGCCAGGCCTGAGTGCCTACGCCGCATCTAAGGCGGCACTGAATCAGCTCACACGCACCATGGCGGTTGAATGGGGTCCGCATAAAATCCACGTGAATGCTATCTGCCCGACAGTGATCCTCACTGATATGGGGCACGCAATCTGGGATAAACCGGCCATGAAGGAACAGAGAGAACTGAAGGAAAAGAGAATCCCCTTGCATCGCTTTGGCGAACCCAAGGAGGTCGCCAATGTCGCCCTGTTCCTTGCCAGCGCAGCATCAGACTTCATCCATGGCGTATCACTCCCGCTTGATGGAGGCATGACAATATCACCCTAG